The following are encoded in a window of Chlorocebus sabaeus isolate Y175 chromosome 22, mChlSab1.0.hap1, whole genome shotgun sequence genomic DNA:
- the ALS2CL gene encoding ALS2 C-terminal-like protein isoform X1, translated as MCNPEEAALLRLEEVFSATLARVNSCVLQPLLPAAPEPSDPWGRECLRLLQQLHKSSQQLWEVTEESLHSLQERLRHPNSTGLESLLLLRGADRVLQAHIEYIESYTSCMVVQAFQKAAKRRSEYWRGQRKALRQLLSGVSSEGSVGASLGQALHQPLTHHVQQYVLLLLSLGDTIGEHHPTQELVVNAVTLFGNLQSFMKQALDQAAATQALWHTLRGRPRDVLCTPAHRLLQDSQDVPVTVAPLRAERVLLFDDALVLLQGHNVHTFDLKLVWVDPEQDGCTFHLLTPEEEFSFCAKDSQGQAVWQWKVTQAVRQVLRGKKDFPVLGAGLEPSQPPACRCAEYTFRAEGRLCQATYEGEWCRARPHGKGTLKWPDGRNHVGNFCQGLEHGFGIRLLPQASEDRFDCYKCHWREGSMCGYGICEYSTDEVYKGYFQEGLRHGFGVLESGPQAPQPFRYTGHWERGQRSGYGIEEDSDRGERYIGMWQAGQRHGPGVVVTQAGVCYQGTFQADKTVGPGILLSEDDSLYEGTFTRDLTLMGKGKVTFPNGFTLEGSFGSGAGRGLHTQGVLDTAALPPDPSNTCKRQLGVGAFPVESRWQGVYRPFRDFVCAGCPRDLQEALLGFDVQSSRELRRSQDYLCCERTHPEDSVGSMEDILEELLQHREPKALQPYLRKALSNSLHPLGKLLRTLMLTFQATYAGVGANKHLQELAQEEVKQHARELWAAYRGLLRVALQRKGQALEEDEDTETRDLQVHGLVLPLMLPSFYSELFTLYLLLHEREDSFYSQGIANLSLFPDTQLLEFLDVQKHLWPLKDLTLTSNQRYSLVRDKCFLSATECLQKIMTTVDPREKLEVLERTYGEIEGTVSRVLGREYKLPMDDLLPLLIYVVSRARIQHLGAEIHLIRDMMDPNHTGGLYDFLLTALESCYEHIQKEDMRLHRLPGHWHSRELW; from the exons ATGTGCAACCCTGAGGAGGCAGCcctgctgaggctggaggaggtcTTCTCAGCCACCCTCGCCCGTGTCAACAGCTGTGTCCTCCAGCCCCTGCTCCCAGCCG ccccagagccCTCGGATCCCTGGGGCAGAGAGTGCCTGCGGCTCTTGCAACAGCTGCACAAGAGCTCCCAGCAGCTCTGGGAGGTGACGGAGGAAAGTCTGCACTCACTGCAGGAGAGGCTGCGCCACCCGAACTCCACCGGTCTGGAGTCCCTGCTGCTGCTGCGAGGTGCTGACCGTGTACTGCAGGCCCACATAGA GTACATCGAATCCTACACAAGctgcatggtggtgcaggccttcCAGAAGGCAGCAAAGAGGAGAAG CGAGTATTGGCGGGGCCAGCGGAAGGCGCTGCGGCAGCTGTTGTCAGGTGTGAGCTCAGAGGGCTCGGTGGGCGCGTCGCTGGGCCAGGCCCTCCACCAGCCACTCACCCATCATGTGCAACAGTACGTGCTCCTCCTGCTGAGCCTCGGGGACACCATTGGGGAG CATCACCCAACCCAGGAGCTGGTGGTGAACGCAGTCACCCTCTTTGGGAACCTGCAGTCCTTCATGAAGCAGGCTTTGGACCAGGCTGCAGCCACGCAGGCTCTCTGGCACACCCTGAGAGGCCGGCCAAGG GATGTGCTCTGCACCCCTGCTCACAGACTCCTTCAGGACAGCCAGGACGTCCCCGTGACGGTCGCACCGCTGCGGGCTGAGCGTGTGCTGCTCTTTGATGATGCCCTCGTCCTGCTGCAG GGCCACAACGTCCACACCTTTGATCTGAAGCTGGTGTGGGTGGATCCTGAGCAGGACGG GTGCACATTTCACCTCCTCACGCCTGAAGAAGAGTTCTCCTTTTGTGCCAAGGACTCCCAGGGCCAG GCAGTCTGGCAGTGGAAGGTGACCCAGGCCGTTCGCCAGGTCCTGCGTGGGAAGAAGGACTTCCCCGTGCTGGGGGCTGGCCTGGAGCCCTCCCAGCCTCCCGCCTGCCGCTGCGCGGAATATACCTTCCGCGCAGAGGGCCGGCTTTGCCAGGCCACCTATGAGGGCGAGTGGTGCAGGGCCCGGCCCCACGGCAA GGGAACCCTGAAATGGCCGGATGGGCGGAATCACGTGGGGAATTTCTGCCAGGGCCTGGAGCATGG CTTCGGCATCCGCCTGCTGCCCCAGGCCTCTGAGGACAGGTTCGACTGTTACAAGTGCCACTGGCGAGAAGGCAGCATGTGCGGCTACGGCATCTGTGA GTACAGCACCGATGAGGTGTACAAGGGCTACTTCCAGGAGGGCCTGCGGCACGGATTTGGGGTCCTTGAGAGTGGTCCACAGGCCCCCCAGCCCTTCAGGTACACAGGCCACTGGGAGAGGGGCCAGAGGAGCGGCTATGGCATCGAGGAGGATAGTGACAG AGGCGAGCGCTACATCGGCATGTGGCAGGCTGGTCAGCGCCATGGCCCGGGGGTCGTGGTCACCCAGGCAGGTGTCTGCTACCAGGGCACCTTCCAGGCGGACAAGACGGTG GGTCCAGGCATCCTCCTCTCTGAAGACGACTCCCTGTATGAGGGCACCTTCACCAGGGACCTGACCCTCATGGGGAAG GGCAAGGTCACCTTCCCCAATGGCTTCACCTTGGAGGGCTCGTTTGGcagtggggcagggagaggacTGCACACACAGGGTGTGCTGGACACAGCTGCCCTCCCACCGGACCCGAGCAACACCTGCAAGAG GCAGCTGGGCGTGGGTGCCTTCCCTGTGGAAAGCCGCTGGCAGGGAGTCTACAGGCCCTTCCGGGACTTTGTGTGTGCTGGCTGCCCCAGGGACCTGCAGGAGGCCCTGCTGGGCTTTGACGTGCAGAGCTCCAGGGAGCTGCGCAGGTCTCAGGATTACCTGTGCTGCGAGAG GACCCACCCCGAGGACAGTGTGGGCAGTATGGAAGACATCCTGGAGGAGCTGCTACAGCACCGGGAACCCAAGGCCCTGCAGCCGTACCTCAGGAAG GCTCTGAgcaactcactgcaccctctgggAAAGCTGCTCCGGACACTGATGCTAACCTTCCAGGCTACCTATGCGGGTGTCGGGGCCAACAAGCACCTGCAGGAGCTGGCCCAGGAGGAGGTGAAGCAGCATGCCCGCGAACTCTGGGCTGCCTACAG GGGTCTGCTTCGAGTTGCCTTACAGCGCAAGGGCCAGGCCCTGGAGGAagatgaagacacagagacaag AGACCTCCAGGTACATGGATTAGTGCTGCCCCTCATGCTGCCCAGCTTCTACTCAGAGCTCTTCACGCTCTACCTGCTGCTTCATGAGCGGGAGGACAGCTTCTACAGCCAGGGCATCGCCAACCTGAGCCTCTTTCCTGATACCCAACTGCTCGAGTTCCTGGATGTGCAGAA GCACCTGTGGCCCCTCAAGGACCTCACGCTGACGAGCAATCAG AGGTACTCCCTGGTCAGGGACAAGTGTTTCCTGTCAGCCACCGAGTGCCTGCAGAAGATCAT GACCACGGTGGACCCACGGGAGAAGCTGgaggtgctggagaggacatACGGGGAAATTGAGGGCACGGTGTCGCGGGTGCTGGGCCGGGAGTACAAGCTGCCCATGGACGACCTGCTGCCGCTTCTCATCTATGTGGTGTCGCGCGCCCG AATTCAGCACCTGGGAGCCGAGATCCACCTGATCCGTGACATGATGGACCCCAACCACACAGGAGGCCTGTATGACTTCCTGCTCACGGCCTTGGAG TCCTGTTACGAGCACATCCAGAAAGAAGACATGAGGCTGCACCGCTTACCTGGCCACTGGCACTCCAGGGAGCTCTGGTAG
- the ALS2CL gene encoding ALS2 C-terminal-like protein isoform X2 — MCNPEEAALLRLEEVFSATLARVNSCVLQPLLPAAPEPSDPWGRECLRLLQQLHKSSQQLWEVTEESLHSLQERLRHPNSTGLESLLLLRGADRVLQAHIEYIESYTSCMVVQAFQKAAKRRSEYWRGQRKALRQLLSGVSSEGSVGASLGQALHQPLTHHVQQYVLLLLSLGDTIGEHHPTQELVVNAVTLFGNLQSFMKQALDQAAATQALWHTLRGRPRDVLCTPAHRLLQDSQDVPVTVAPLRAERVLLFDDALVLLQGHNVHTFDLKLVWVDPEQDGCTFHLLTPEEEFSFCAKDSQGQAVWQWKVTQAVRQVLRGKKDFPVLGAGLEPSQPPACRCAEYTFRAEGRLCQATYEGEWCRARPHGKGTLKWPDGRNHVGNFCQGLEHGFGIRLLPQASEDRFDCYKCHWREGSMCGYGICEYSTDEVYKGYFQEGLRHGFGVLESGPQAPQPFRYTGHWERGQRSGYGIEEDSDRGERYIGMWQAGQRHGPGVVVTQAGVCYQGTFQADKTVGPGILLSEDDSLYEGTFTRDLTLMGKGKVTFPNGFTLEGSFGSGAGRGLHTQGVLDTAALPPDPSNTCKRQLGVGAFPVESRWQGVYRPFRDFVCAGCPRDLQEALLGFDVQSSRELRRSQDYLCCERTHPEDSVGSMEDILEELLQHREPKALQPYLRKATYAGVGANKHLQELAQEEVKQHARELWAAYRGLLRVALQRKGQALEEDEDTETRDLQVHGLVLPLMLPSFYSELFTLYLLLHEREDSFYSQGIANLSLFPDTQLLEFLDVQKHLWPLKDLTLTSNQRYSLVRDKCFLSATECLQKIMTTVDPREKLEVLERTYGEIEGTVSRVLGREYKLPMDDLLPLLIYVVSRARIQHLGAEIHLIRDMMDPNHTGGLYDFLLTALESCYEHIQKEDMRLHRLPGHWHSRELW, encoded by the exons ATGTGCAACCCTGAGGAGGCAGCcctgctgaggctggaggaggtcTTCTCAGCCACCCTCGCCCGTGTCAACAGCTGTGTCCTCCAGCCCCTGCTCCCAGCCG ccccagagccCTCGGATCCCTGGGGCAGAGAGTGCCTGCGGCTCTTGCAACAGCTGCACAAGAGCTCCCAGCAGCTCTGGGAGGTGACGGAGGAAAGTCTGCACTCACTGCAGGAGAGGCTGCGCCACCCGAACTCCACCGGTCTGGAGTCCCTGCTGCTGCTGCGAGGTGCTGACCGTGTACTGCAGGCCCACATAGA GTACATCGAATCCTACACAAGctgcatggtggtgcaggccttcCAGAAGGCAGCAAAGAGGAGAAG CGAGTATTGGCGGGGCCAGCGGAAGGCGCTGCGGCAGCTGTTGTCAGGTGTGAGCTCAGAGGGCTCGGTGGGCGCGTCGCTGGGCCAGGCCCTCCACCAGCCACTCACCCATCATGTGCAACAGTACGTGCTCCTCCTGCTGAGCCTCGGGGACACCATTGGGGAG CATCACCCAACCCAGGAGCTGGTGGTGAACGCAGTCACCCTCTTTGGGAACCTGCAGTCCTTCATGAAGCAGGCTTTGGACCAGGCTGCAGCCACGCAGGCTCTCTGGCACACCCTGAGAGGCCGGCCAAGG GATGTGCTCTGCACCCCTGCTCACAGACTCCTTCAGGACAGCCAGGACGTCCCCGTGACGGTCGCACCGCTGCGGGCTGAGCGTGTGCTGCTCTTTGATGATGCCCTCGTCCTGCTGCAG GGCCACAACGTCCACACCTTTGATCTGAAGCTGGTGTGGGTGGATCCTGAGCAGGACGG GTGCACATTTCACCTCCTCACGCCTGAAGAAGAGTTCTCCTTTTGTGCCAAGGACTCCCAGGGCCAG GCAGTCTGGCAGTGGAAGGTGACCCAGGCCGTTCGCCAGGTCCTGCGTGGGAAGAAGGACTTCCCCGTGCTGGGGGCTGGCCTGGAGCCCTCCCAGCCTCCCGCCTGCCGCTGCGCGGAATATACCTTCCGCGCAGAGGGCCGGCTTTGCCAGGCCACCTATGAGGGCGAGTGGTGCAGGGCCCGGCCCCACGGCAA GGGAACCCTGAAATGGCCGGATGGGCGGAATCACGTGGGGAATTTCTGCCAGGGCCTGGAGCATGG CTTCGGCATCCGCCTGCTGCCCCAGGCCTCTGAGGACAGGTTCGACTGTTACAAGTGCCACTGGCGAGAAGGCAGCATGTGCGGCTACGGCATCTGTGA GTACAGCACCGATGAGGTGTACAAGGGCTACTTCCAGGAGGGCCTGCGGCACGGATTTGGGGTCCTTGAGAGTGGTCCACAGGCCCCCCAGCCCTTCAGGTACACAGGCCACTGGGAGAGGGGCCAGAGGAGCGGCTATGGCATCGAGGAGGATAGTGACAG AGGCGAGCGCTACATCGGCATGTGGCAGGCTGGTCAGCGCCATGGCCCGGGGGTCGTGGTCACCCAGGCAGGTGTCTGCTACCAGGGCACCTTCCAGGCGGACAAGACGGTG GGTCCAGGCATCCTCCTCTCTGAAGACGACTCCCTGTATGAGGGCACCTTCACCAGGGACCTGACCCTCATGGGGAAG GGCAAGGTCACCTTCCCCAATGGCTTCACCTTGGAGGGCTCGTTTGGcagtggggcagggagaggacTGCACACACAGGGTGTGCTGGACACAGCTGCCCTCCCACCGGACCCGAGCAACACCTGCAAGAG GCAGCTGGGCGTGGGTGCCTTCCCTGTGGAAAGCCGCTGGCAGGGAGTCTACAGGCCCTTCCGGGACTTTGTGTGTGCTGGCTGCCCCAGGGACCTGCAGGAGGCCCTGCTGGGCTTTGACGTGCAGAGCTCCAGGGAGCTGCGCAGGTCTCAGGATTACCTGTGCTGCGAGAG GACCCACCCCGAGGACAGTGTGGGCAGTATGGAAGACATCCTGGAGGAGCTGCTACAGCACCGGGAACCCAAGGCCCTGCAGCCGTACCTCAGGAAG GCTACCTATGCGGGTGTCGGGGCCAACAAGCACCTGCAGGAGCTGGCCCAGGAGGAGGTGAAGCAGCATGCCCGCGAACTCTGGGCTGCCTACAG GGGTCTGCTTCGAGTTGCCTTACAGCGCAAGGGCCAGGCCCTGGAGGAagatgaagacacagagacaag AGACCTCCAGGTACATGGATTAGTGCTGCCCCTCATGCTGCCCAGCTTCTACTCAGAGCTCTTCACGCTCTACCTGCTGCTTCATGAGCGGGAGGACAGCTTCTACAGCCAGGGCATCGCCAACCTGAGCCTCTTTCCTGATACCCAACTGCTCGAGTTCCTGGATGTGCAGAA GCACCTGTGGCCCCTCAAGGACCTCACGCTGACGAGCAATCAG AGGTACTCCCTGGTCAGGGACAAGTGTTTCCTGTCAGCCACCGAGTGCCTGCAGAAGATCAT GACCACGGTGGACCCACGGGAGAAGCTGgaggtgctggagaggacatACGGGGAAATTGAGGGCACGGTGTCGCGGGTGCTGGGCCGGGAGTACAAGCTGCCCATGGACGACCTGCTGCCGCTTCTCATCTATGTGGTGTCGCGCGCCCG AATTCAGCACCTGGGAGCCGAGATCCACCTGATCCGTGACATGATGGACCCCAACCACACAGGAGGCCTGTATGACTTCCTGCTCACGGCCTTGGAG TCCTGTTACGAGCACATCCAGAAAGAAGACATGAGGCTGCACCGCTTACCTGGCCACTGGCACTCCAGGGAGCTCTGGTAG
- the ALS2CL gene encoding ALS2 C-terminal-like protein isoform X3 → MVVQAFQKAAKRRSEYWRGQRKALRQLLSGVSSEGSVGASLGQALHQPLTHHVQQYVLLLLSLGDTIGEHHPTQELVVNAVTLFGNLQSFMKQALDQAAATQALWHTLRGRPRDVLCTPAHRLLQDSQDVPVTVAPLRAERVLLFDDALVLLQGHNVHTFDLKLVWVDPEQDGCTFHLLTPEEEFSFCAKDSQGQAVWQWKVTQAVRQVLRGKKDFPVLGAGLEPSQPPACRCAEYTFRAEGRLCQATYEGEWCRARPHGKGTLKWPDGRNHVGNFCQGLEHGFGIRLLPQASEDRFDCYKCHWREGSMCGYGICEYSTDEVYKGYFQEGLRHGFGVLESGPQAPQPFRYTGHWERGQRSGYGIEEDSDRGERYIGMWQAGQRHGPGVVVTQAGVCYQGTFQADKTVGPGILLSEDDSLYEGTFTRDLTLMGKGKVTFPNGFTLEGSFGSGAGRGLHTQGVLDTAALPPDPSNTCKRQLGVGAFPVESRWQGVYRPFRDFVCAGCPRDLQEALLGFDVQSSRELRRSQDYLCCERTHPEDSVGSMEDILEELLQHREPKALQPYLRKALSNSLHPLGKLLRTLMLTFQATYAGVGANKHLQELAQEEVKQHARELWAAYRGLLRVALQRKGQALEEDEDTETRDLQVHGLVLPLMLPSFYSELFTLYLLLHEREDSFYSQGIANLSLFPDTQLLEFLDVQKHLWPLKDLTLTSNQRYSLVRDKCFLSATECLQKIMTTVDPREKLEVLERTYGEIEGTVSRVLGREYKLPMDDLLPLLIYVVSRARIQHLGAEIHLIRDMMDPNHTGGLYDFLLTALESCYEHIQKEDMRLHRLPGHWHSRELW, encoded by the exons atggtggtgcaggccttcCAGAAGGCAGCAAAGAGGAGAAG CGAGTATTGGCGGGGCCAGCGGAAGGCGCTGCGGCAGCTGTTGTCAGGTGTGAGCTCAGAGGGCTCGGTGGGCGCGTCGCTGGGCCAGGCCCTCCACCAGCCACTCACCCATCATGTGCAACAGTACGTGCTCCTCCTGCTGAGCCTCGGGGACACCATTGGGGAG CATCACCCAACCCAGGAGCTGGTGGTGAACGCAGTCACCCTCTTTGGGAACCTGCAGTCCTTCATGAAGCAGGCTTTGGACCAGGCTGCAGCCACGCAGGCTCTCTGGCACACCCTGAGAGGCCGGCCAAGG GATGTGCTCTGCACCCCTGCTCACAGACTCCTTCAGGACAGCCAGGACGTCCCCGTGACGGTCGCACCGCTGCGGGCTGAGCGTGTGCTGCTCTTTGATGATGCCCTCGTCCTGCTGCAG GGCCACAACGTCCACACCTTTGATCTGAAGCTGGTGTGGGTGGATCCTGAGCAGGACGG GTGCACATTTCACCTCCTCACGCCTGAAGAAGAGTTCTCCTTTTGTGCCAAGGACTCCCAGGGCCAG GCAGTCTGGCAGTGGAAGGTGACCCAGGCCGTTCGCCAGGTCCTGCGTGGGAAGAAGGACTTCCCCGTGCTGGGGGCTGGCCTGGAGCCCTCCCAGCCTCCCGCCTGCCGCTGCGCGGAATATACCTTCCGCGCAGAGGGCCGGCTTTGCCAGGCCACCTATGAGGGCGAGTGGTGCAGGGCCCGGCCCCACGGCAA GGGAACCCTGAAATGGCCGGATGGGCGGAATCACGTGGGGAATTTCTGCCAGGGCCTGGAGCATGG CTTCGGCATCCGCCTGCTGCCCCAGGCCTCTGAGGACAGGTTCGACTGTTACAAGTGCCACTGGCGAGAAGGCAGCATGTGCGGCTACGGCATCTGTGA GTACAGCACCGATGAGGTGTACAAGGGCTACTTCCAGGAGGGCCTGCGGCACGGATTTGGGGTCCTTGAGAGTGGTCCACAGGCCCCCCAGCCCTTCAGGTACACAGGCCACTGGGAGAGGGGCCAGAGGAGCGGCTATGGCATCGAGGAGGATAGTGACAG AGGCGAGCGCTACATCGGCATGTGGCAGGCTGGTCAGCGCCATGGCCCGGGGGTCGTGGTCACCCAGGCAGGTGTCTGCTACCAGGGCACCTTCCAGGCGGACAAGACGGTG GGTCCAGGCATCCTCCTCTCTGAAGACGACTCCCTGTATGAGGGCACCTTCACCAGGGACCTGACCCTCATGGGGAAG GGCAAGGTCACCTTCCCCAATGGCTTCACCTTGGAGGGCTCGTTTGGcagtggggcagggagaggacTGCACACACAGGGTGTGCTGGACACAGCTGCCCTCCCACCGGACCCGAGCAACACCTGCAAGAG GCAGCTGGGCGTGGGTGCCTTCCCTGTGGAAAGCCGCTGGCAGGGAGTCTACAGGCCCTTCCGGGACTTTGTGTGTGCTGGCTGCCCCAGGGACCTGCAGGAGGCCCTGCTGGGCTTTGACGTGCAGAGCTCCAGGGAGCTGCGCAGGTCTCAGGATTACCTGTGCTGCGAGAG GACCCACCCCGAGGACAGTGTGGGCAGTATGGAAGACATCCTGGAGGAGCTGCTACAGCACCGGGAACCCAAGGCCCTGCAGCCGTACCTCAGGAAG GCTCTGAgcaactcactgcaccctctgggAAAGCTGCTCCGGACACTGATGCTAACCTTCCAGGCTACCTATGCGGGTGTCGGGGCCAACAAGCACCTGCAGGAGCTGGCCCAGGAGGAGGTGAAGCAGCATGCCCGCGAACTCTGGGCTGCCTACAG GGGTCTGCTTCGAGTTGCCTTACAGCGCAAGGGCCAGGCCCTGGAGGAagatgaagacacagagacaag AGACCTCCAGGTACATGGATTAGTGCTGCCCCTCATGCTGCCCAGCTTCTACTCAGAGCTCTTCACGCTCTACCTGCTGCTTCATGAGCGGGAGGACAGCTTCTACAGCCAGGGCATCGCCAACCTGAGCCTCTTTCCTGATACCCAACTGCTCGAGTTCCTGGATGTGCAGAA GCACCTGTGGCCCCTCAAGGACCTCACGCTGACGAGCAATCAG AGGTACTCCCTGGTCAGGGACAAGTGTTTCCTGTCAGCCACCGAGTGCCTGCAGAAGATCAT GACCACGGTGGACCCACGGGAGAAGCTGgaggtgctggagaggacatACGGGGAAATTGAGGGCACGGTGTCGCGGGTGCTGGGCCGGGAGTACAAGCTGCCCATGGACGACCTGCTGCCGCTTCTCATCTATGTGGTGTCGCGCGCCCG AATTCAGCACCTGGGAGCCGAGATCCACCTGATCCGTGACATGATGGACCCCAACCACACAGGAGGCCTGTATGACTTCCTGCTCACGGCCTTGGAG TCCTGTTACGAGCACATCCAGAAAGAAGACATGAGGCTGCACCGCTTACCTGGCCACTGGCACTCCAGGGAGCTCTGGTAG
- the ALS2CL gene encoding ALS2 C-terminal-like protein isoform X4 has translation MKQALDQAAATQALWHTLRGRPRDVLCTPAHRLLQDSQDVPVTVAPLRAERVLLFDDALVLLQGHNVHTFDLKLVWVDPEQDGCTFHLLTPEEEFSFCAKDSQGQAVWQWKVTQAVRQVLRGKKDFPVLGAGLEPSQPPACRCAEYTFRAEGRLCQATYEGEWCRARPHGKGTLKWPDGRNHVGNFCQGLEHGFGIRLLPQASEDRFDCYKCHWREGSMCGYGICEYSTDEVYKGYFQEGLRHGFGVLESGPQAPQPFRYTGHWERGQRSGYGIEEDSDRGERYIGMWQAGQRHGPGVVVTQAGVCYQGTFQADKTVGPGILLSEDDSLYEGTFTRDLTLMGKGKVTFPNGFTLEGSFGSGAGRGLHTQGVLDTAALPPDPSNTCKRQLGVGAFPVESRWQGVYRPFRDFVCAGCPRDLQEALLGFDVQSSRELRRSQDYLCCERTHPEDSVGSMEDILEELLQHREPKALQPYLRKALSNSLHPLGKLLRTLMLTFQATYAGVGANKHLQELAQEEVKQHARELWAAYRGLLRVALQRKGQALEEDEDTETRDLQVHGLVLPLMLPSFYSELFTLYLLLHEREDSFYSQGIANLSLFPDTQLLEFLDVQKHLWPLKDLTLTSNQRYSLVRDKCFLSATECLQKIMTTVDPREKLEVLERTYGEIEGTVSRVLGREYKLPMDDLLPLLIYVVSRARIQHLGAEIHLIRDMMDPNHTGGLYDFLLTALESCYEHIQKEDMRLHRLPGHWHSRELW, from the exons ATGAAGCAGGCTTTGGACCAGGCTGCAGCCACGCAGGCTCTCTGGCACACCCTGAGAGGCCGGCCAAGG GATGTGCTCTGCACCCCTGCTCACAGACTCCTTCAGGACAGCCAGGACGTCCCCGTGACGGTCGCACCGCTGCGGGCTGAGCGTGTGCTGCTCTTTGATGATGCCCTCGTCCTGCTGCAG GGCCACAACGTCCACACCTTTGATCTGAAGCTGGTGTGGGTGGATCCTGAGCAGGACGG GTGCACATTTCACCTCCTCACGCCTGAAGAAGAGTTCTCCTTTTGTGCCAAGGACTCCCAGGGCCAG GCAGTCTGGCAGTGGAAGGTGACCCAGGCCGTTCGCCAGGTCCTGCGTGGGAAGAAGGACTTCCCCGTGCTGGGGGCTGGCCTGGAGCCCTCCCAGCCTCCCGCCTGCCGCTGCGCGGAATATACCTTCCGCGCAGAGGGCCGGCTTTGCCAGGCCACCTATGAGGGCGAGTGGTGCAGGGCCCGGCCCCACGGCAA GGGAACCCTGAAATGGCCGGATGGGCGGAATCACGTGGGGAATTTCTGCCAGGGCCTGGAGCATGG CTTCGGCATCCGCCTGCTGCCCCAGGCCTCTGAGGACAGGTTCGACTGTTACAAGTGCCACTGGCGAGAAGGCAGCATGTGCGGCTACGGCATCTGTGA GTACAGCACCGATGAGGTGTACAAGGGCTACTTCCAGGAGGGCCTGCGGCACGGATTTGGGGTCCTTGAGAGTGGTCCACAGGCCCCCCAGCCCTTCAGGTACACAGGCCACTGGGAGAGGGGCCAGAGGAGCGGCTATGGCATCGAGGAGGATAGTGACAG AGGCGAGCGCTACATCGGCATGTGGCAGGCTGGTCAGCGCCATGGCCCGGGGGTCGTGGTCACCCAGGCAGGTGTCTGCTACCAGGGCACCTTCCAGGCGGACAAGACGGTG GGTCCAGGCATCCTCCTCTCTGAAGACGACTCCCTGTATGAGGGCACCTTCACCAGGGACCTGACCCTCATGGGGAAG GGCAAGGTCACCTTCCCCAATGGCTTCACCTTGGAGGGCTCGTTTGGcagtggggcagggagaggacTGCACACACAGGGTGTGCTGGACACAGCTGCCCTCCCACCGGACCCGAGCAACACCTGCAAGAG GCAGCTGGGCGTGGGTGCCTTCCCTGTGGAAAGCCGCTGGCAGGGAGTCTACAGGCCCTTCCGGGACTTTGTGTGTGCTGGCTGCCCCAGGGACCTGCAGGAGGCCCTGCTGGGCTTTGACGTGCAGAGCTCCAGGGAGCTGCGCAGGTCTCAGGATTACCTGTGCTGCGAGAG GACCCACCCCGAGGACAGTGTGGGCAGTATGGAAGACATCCTGGAGGAGCTGCTACAGCACCGGGAACCCAAGGCCCTGCAGCCGTACCTCAGGAAG GCTCTGAgcaactcactgcaccctctgggAAAGCTGCTCCGGACACTGATGCTAACCTTCCAGGCTACCTATGCGGGTGTCGGGGCCAACAAGCACCTGCAGGAGCTGGCCCAGGAGGAGGTGAAGCAGCATGCCCGCGAACTCTGGGCTGCCTACAG GGGTCTGCTTCGAGTTGCCTTACAGCGCAAGGGCCAGGCCCTGGAGGAagatgaagacacagagacaag AGACCTCCAGGTACATGGATTAGTGCTGCCCCTCATGCTGCCCAGCTTCTACTCAGAGCTCTTCACGCTCTACCTGCTGCTTCATGAGCGGGAGGACAGCTTCTACAGCCAGGGCATCGCCAACCTGAGCCTCTTTCCTGATACCCAACTGCTCGAGTTCCTGGATGTGCAGAA GCACCTGTGGCCCCTCAAGGACCTCACGCTGACGAGCAATCAG AGGTACTCCCTGGTCAGGGACAAGTGTTTCCTGTCAGCCACCGAGTGCCTGCAGAAGATCAT GACCACGGTGGACCCACGGGAGAAGCTGgaggtgctggagaggacatACGGGGAAATTGAGGGCACGGTGTCGCGGGTGCTGGGCCGGGAGTACAAGCTGCCCATGGACGACCTGCTGCCGCTTCTCATCTATGTGGTGTCGCGCGCCCG AATTCAGCACCTGGGAGCCGAGATCCACCTGATCCGTGACATGATGGACCCCAACCACACAGGAGGCCTGTATGACTTCCTGCTCACGGCCTTGGAG TCCTGTTACGAGCACATCCAGAAAGAAGACATGAGGCTGCACCGCTTACCTGGCCACTGGCACTCCAGGGAGCTCTGGTAG